The Acropora muricata isolate sample 2 chromosome 5, ASM3666990v1, whole genome shotgun sequence genome includes a window with the following:
- the LOC136917087 gene encoding leucine-rich repeat-containing protein 15-like: MGRSVRHASIMMLPLILLLAVLHGGKQCPTKCKCRPFGKNLRVKCEGIDLVPKGIPPNTLTLNLSGNSLKGIREGAFENLPLLAQLDLSKNHLEFIPWNAFKNLTSLHLLDLSKNHLQFIPENAFKNLMSLHLLFLSQNNIKGSFHPPPSVTNLLLRDNVFSLADLKIILRGLKRLVYLDIGENRMIGRNFTADVFVDSGNIMKLYMDHCDLENIESGTFSGMHNLSWLLLFENKLSHIQRGMFQGIGSSLSSLLLNGNQIVSVDDGTFEQFELLEKLNLAYNSLSSAPDLTGLNSSPYILLEHNQITDVRPLGKSGNMEFLGLKMGNNRIEYIPPDLFQNISIKLWLDLSFNKLQSIPQNLFLRSSHLSFLGLSSNNIRKIDNQTFAGLKTLQTLMMPKNKLTFLANDTFHGITLQTLLLHSNAIKKIDVRAFAGIYGLKSLTLFDNPLTLLPDGIFNDITSKTRVSITCNQLERLPLGTYSSVISHFDAKLGR; this comes from the exons ATGGGTCGTTCAGTAAGGCATGCTTCGATCATGATGTTACCCCTGATTTTGCTACTTGCTGTACTCCATGGTGGTAAACAGTGTCCAACAAAATGCAAATGTCGTCCATTTGGGAAGAATTTACGAGTAAAGTGCGAGGGTATCGATCTAGTACCAAAAGGGATTCCTCCCAACACATTGACTTT gAATTTATCGGGGAATTCGTTGAAAGGAATTCGCGAAGGAGCCTTTGAAAACTTACCTTTATTGGCGCAATT GgatctttcaaaaaatcatttggagtttatTCCATGGAATGCTTTCAAAAATCTGACGTCCCTTCATTTGCT GgatctttcaaaaaatcatttgcaGTTTATTCCAGAGAATGCTTTCAAGAATCTGATGTCCCTTCATTTGCT CTTTCTTTCGCAAAACAATATCAAGGGATCATTTCATCCTCCTCCAAGCGTCACTAATCT CCTTCTCCGGGACAATGTCTTTTCACTAGCTGActtgaaaatcattctcagAGGACTGAAGCGCCTTGTCTATTT GGATATTGGAGAAAACAGAATGATTGGACGCAATTTTACAGCCGACGTTTTTGTGGATTCGGGCAATATTATGAAGTT GTATATGGACCACTGCGATTTGGAAAACATTGAAAGTGGAACTTTCAGTGGGATGCATAATTTAAGTTGGCT ATTGCTTTTTGAAAACAAGCTATCTCACATTCAAAGGGGTATGTTCCAAGGAATCGGTAGCAGTCTCAGTTCCTT GCTCCTAAACGGAAATCAAATAGTGTCTGTGGACGACGGGACGTTTGAACAATTTGAGCTGTTAGAAAAATT GAACCTGGCATACAACTCCTTATCATCGGCACCCGATCTGACTGGATTAAATTCTTCCCCATATAT aCTTCTGGAACATAATCAGATAACCGATGTACGACCTCTTGGGAAATCTGGAAACATGGAATTTCTCGGGTT GAAAATGGGTAACAATCGCATCGAGTACATTCCACCAGACCTGTTCCAAAACATTTCTATCAAATTATGGCT GGATTTGTCATTTAATAAGTTACAGAGTATACCCCAGAACTTGTTTCTTCGTTCCAGTCATCTGTCATTCCT GGGTCTTAGCTCTAACAACATCAGAAAGATCGACAATCAAACCTTTGCTGGACTTAAAACTCTTCAGACTTT GATGATGCCAAAAAACAAACTGACGTTTTTAGCGAATGATACTTTCCATGGCATAACTCTGCAAACCCT GCTTCTTCACAGCAATGCAATCAAGAAAATCGATGTCAGAGCTTTTGCTGGAATCTATGGGCTGAAATCATT AACACTTTTTGACAACCCATTGACGTTATTACCAGATGGTATATTTAATGATATAACATCCAAAACAAGAGT GTCAATAACTTGCAATCAACTGGAAAGACTTCCTCTAGGAACATACAGTTCAGTTAT